Proteins co-encoded in one Sulfurimonas sp. HSL1-2 genomic window:
- a CDS encoding alanine--glyoxylate aminotransferase family protein translates to MLLFTPGPTPVPESVRKAMAEETIHHRTPEFEAIFERARKALFGLMKTDEVVMLASTGTGAMEAAVTNLCRDTLLNINSGKFGERFGKIALAHGLQNVELTYGWDTPATPEDVLAALQENPRIDAIAIQISESAGGLRHPVEAIAAAVKGVRPDVMIIADGITAVGVEAIDVTNIDALLAGSQKALMLPPGLAIIGLSNAAVEKIGAGKGYYFNLATEIKKQRTNTTAWTAATTLVIGLEAVLAEIDVKGLEALYDETARRGAATRAAFEALGLHIYPKTPAASMTTIDDENANEIRALLKKEFDVNMAGGQDHLKGKIFRVNHMGLIKPFEAAWVVNAVEVALDKLGRRSYDGTASRIFNEIYFGLAT, encoded by the coding sequence ATGCTGCTCTTTACCCCCGGTCCTACCCCTGTTCCGGAATCCGTCCGCAAGGCAATGGCGGAGGAGACGATCCATCACCGCACGCCGGAGTTCGAAGCGATCTTCGAACGGGCGCGCAAAGCGCTCTTCGGCCTGATGAAAACCGATGAGGTCGTGATGCTCGCCTCGACGGGTACCGGCGCGATGGAAGCCGCGGTGACCAACCTCTGCCGCGATACGCTGCTCAACATCAATTCCGGCAAGTTCGGGGAGCGCTTCGGCAAGATCGCCCTGGCGCACGGGCTGCAGAACGTCGAGCTGACTTATGGGTGGGATACGCCGGCAACGCCCGAGGATGTCCTTGCAGCCCTGCAGGAGAACCCGCGCATCGACGCGATCGCCATCCAGATCAGCGAGAGTGCCGGTGGTCTGCGCCACCCGGTCGAAGCGATCGCCGCCGCGGTCAAGGGCGTTCGCCCCGACGTCATGATTATCGCGGATGGCATTACCGCCGTCGGCGTCGAGGCGATCGACGTGACGAACATCGATGCCCTTCTGGCGGGAAGCCAGAAGGCGCTGATGCTGCCGCCGGGCCTGGCCATCATCGGGCTGAGCAATGCGGCGGTCGAGAAGATCGGTGCGGGCAAAGGGTACTACTTCAACCTGGCGACCGAGATCAAGAAACAGCGTACCAATACGACGGCATGGACCGCGGCGACGACGCTGGTCATCGGCCTGGAGGCCGTTTTGGCGGAGATCGACGTCAAGGGGCTTGAAGCGCTTTACGACGAGACAGCCCGCCGCGGTGCCGCAACGCGTGCCGCGTTTGAAGCACTCGGCCTGCATATCTACCCCAAAACGCCGGCGGCGTCCATGACGACGATTGATGACGAGAATGCCAACGAGATCCGGGCTTTGCTGAAAAAAGAGTTCGACGTCAACATGGCCGGCGGCCAGGACCACCTCAAAGGCAAGATCTTCCGTGTCAACCACATGGGCCTGATCAAGCCGTTCGAGGCGGCATGGGTCGTCAATGCCGTAGAGGTTGCCCTCGACAAGCTCGGTCGCCGCAGTTATGACGGGACGGCAAGCCGTATTTTCAACGAGATCTATTTCGGGCTGGCGACATGA
- a CDS encoding DUF420 domain-containing protein gives MFEAGFLGTRALWFMDVVTLWFAALPFLMGGAIYLAMRKREHAHKRAQTLLFAVTLAMVVLFEVGVRFTGGFVAYAEESGVEFSSLAVFLAVHVLIAVAAVAGWAWLLIDALRSYGSSATVAATHKRNGLIVFGGMTVTSLMGVTIYGMLFMF, from the coding sequence ATGTTTGAGGCCGGTTTTCTGGGGACGCGTGCCCTCTGGTTTATGGACGTCGTTACCCTCTGGTTCGCGGCACTGCCGTTTTTGATGGGCGGGGCGATCTATCTGGCCATGCGCAAACGAGAGCATGCCCATAAACGCGCGCAGACGCTCCTCTTTGCGGTCACGCTGGCCATGGTGGTGCTTTTCGAGGTCGGGGTACGCTTCACCGGCGGCTTCGTCGCCTACGCGGAGGAGAGCGGGGTGGAGTTCTCCTCGCTGGCGGTGTTCCTCGCGGTGCACGTGCTGATCGCTGTCGCCGCCGTGGCCGGGTGGGCATGGCTGCTGATCGACGCCCTTCGAAGCTACGGCAGCAGTGCGACCGTGGCCGCTACGCACAAACGCAACGGGCTGATTGTTTTTGGAGGGATGACCGTCACGTCGCTGATGGGTGTGACGATCTACGGCATGCTCTTCATGTTCTAG
- the msrA gene encoding peptide-methionine (S)-S-oxide reductase MsrA: MAKEVALLGGGCFWCIEAVYRRVKGVSSAVSGYAGGQMDNPDYRSVCSGTTGHAEVVEITFDPDIITFGEILDIFWVIHDPTTLNRQGADMGTQYRSVIYYHDEVQKAEAEEAIAEAQESFSDPIVTELSPAPTFYPAEVYHQNYFNLNPEQGYCQAVIAPKVQKFMRTFREKLDV, translated from the coding sequence ATGGCGAAGGAAGTAGCGCTCCTCGGGGGCGGGTGTTTTTGGTGCATCGAGGCGGTATACCGCCGTGTCAAAGGGGTCAGCAGTGCCGTCAGCGGTTACGCAGGCGGCCAAATGGACAACCCCGATTACCGTTCGGTCTGCAGCGGGACGACGGGGCATGCGGAGGTCGTCGAGATCACCTTTGATCCCGATATCATCACCTTCGGGGAGATCCTCGATATCTTCTGGGTGATCCACGACCCGACGACGCTGAACCGCCAGGGGGCGGACATGGGGACCCAGTACCGCTCGGTGATCTACTATCACGACGAAGTGCAGAAAGCGGAAGCCGAAGAGGCCATCGCCGAGGCGCAGGAAAGCTTTTCCGACCCGATCGTGACGGAACTCTCCCCGGCGCCGACCTTCTACCCGGCGGAAGTGTACCACCAGAACTATTTCAATCTTAACCCCGAGCAGGGCTACTGCCAGGCGGTGATCGCGCCGAAGGTACAGAAGTTTATGCGGACGTTCCGGGAGAAGCTCGATGTTTGA
- a CDS encoding undecaprenyl-diphosphate phosphatase has product MTVFDAIILGIVEGITEYLPVSSTAHLYLAGQMLGLKQDTFLTAFEIIIQIAPIFSVMLIYRERLMQSTALWVKLIAAFIPTGVVGLLFHKQIEAMFAANSTVALMILTGVAFLAVEFAYKPKTHAVKALEGVSMKQALAVGVFQVFALVPGVSRSGMTILGGMLSGLSRDTAMAFSFLLAIPTMGAASGYTLLKEYSALSFEHFGALAVGFVVSFVVGWVAVKTFLAVVSRYSFKPFGVYLIASGLLYGLFGVELVH; this is encoded by the coding sequence ATGACCGTTTTTGACGCCATCATCCTCGGGATCGTCGAGGGGATCACCGAGTACCTCCCTGTCTCTTCCACTGCGCATCTCTACCTTGCCGGGCAGATGCTCGGACTCAAGCAGGACACCTTCCTGACCGCCTTCGAGATCATCATCCAGATCGCCCCGATCTTCTCGGTGATGCTGATCTACCGCGAGCGGCTCATGCAGAGTACAGCCCTCTGGGTCAAACTCATCGCCGCCTTCATCCCGACGGGCGTCGTCGGCCTGCTCTTTCACAAACAGATCGAAGCGATGTTCGCCGCCAACTCCACCGTTGCCCTGATGATCCTCACCGGGGTCGCCTTCCTCGCGGTCGAGTTCGCCTACAAACCCAAAACCCATGCCGTCAAAGCACTGGAGGGAGTCAGCATGAAACAGGCCCTCGCCGTCGGTGTCTTCCAGGTCTTCGCCCTCGTACCCGGGGTCTCCCGTTCGGGGATGACGATCCTCGGCGGGATGCTCAGCGGACTGTCGCGGGACACGGCCATGGCGTTTTCGTTCCTGCTCGCCATCCCGACGATGGGCGCGGCATCGGGCTATACGCTCCTCAAGGAGTATTCGGCCCTTTCGTTTGAACACTTCGGCGCCCTGGCCGTCGGTTTCGTCGTCTCCTTTGTCGTCGGCTGGGTTGCGGTCAAGACCTTCCTCGCCGTCGTCTCGCGCTACAGCTTCAAGCCCTTCGGCGTCTACCTCATCGCCAGCGGTCTGCTCTACGGGCTTTTCGGCGTCGAACTCGTCCACTGA
- a CDS encoding adenylosuccinate synthase yields the protein MKKADLIVGIQWGDEGKGKIVDLLAQKYDAVARYQGGHNAGHTIWVDGTKYALHLIPSGVLNPEAINIIGNGVVVSPAALIKEMKQFDKLEGRLFVSESAHMILGFHEEIDQAKERLRGKKAIGTTGRGIGPAYSEKIARAGFRLGELRDIDALTARILEYFEQNGAIYSALGISAPDAAALKAELQGFADVLLPYLANTTKMVWDLLSNDRNVLLEGAQGTMLDIDHGTYPYVTSSSTIAAGACIGLGISPKDIGKVTGIVKAYCTRVGNGPFPTEDFGNDGDKLREQGYEFGTTTGRPRRCGWFDAVATKFASRINGCDELAIMKLDVLDGFDEVKVCVGYEVDGEVIDYMPLDLEAATPVYRSFPGWERTEGVREWDALPETAKAYLSEIEKLTETKIGMVSTSPDRNDTIIC from the coding sequence ATGAAAAAAGCAGATTTGATCGTCGGTATCCAGTGGGGCGATGAAGGCAAAGGGAAGATCGTCGACCTTCTCGCGCAGAAGTATGACGCGGTTGCGCGTTACCAGGGCGGGCACAACGCCGGCCATACCATCTGGGTCGACGGAACCAAATATGCCCTGCATCTGATCCCTTCGGGTGTACTGAACCCCGAAGCGATCAATATCATCGGTAACGGCGTCGTCGTCTCCCCGGCGGCACTGATCAAGGAGATGAAGCAGTTCGACAAGCTCGAAGGGCGCCTCTTTGTCAGCGAATCCGCCCACATGATCCTCGGGTTCCACGAAGAGATCGACCAGGCCAAAGAGCGCCTGCGCGGCAAGAAGGCGATCGGGACGACCGGCCGCGGAATCGGGCCTGCCTACAGCGAAAAGATCGCCCGTGCGGGCTTCCGCCTCGGCGAACTGCGCGATATCGACGCGCTGACGGCACGTATCCTCGAGTACTTTGAGCAAAACGGCGCGATTTACAGTGCCCTCGGGATCTCCGCACCGGATGCGGCGGCGCTGAAGGCAGAGCTTCAGGGCTTTGCCGATGTGCTGCTGCCCTACCTGGCCAACACGACAAAGATGGTCTGGGACCTGCTTTCAAACGACAGGAACGTTCTGCTCGAAGGGGCGCAGGGGACGATGCTCGACATTGACCACGGTACCTATCCGTATGTCACGAGCTCCTCGACCATCGCGGCGGGTGCGTGTATCGGCCTGGGGATCAGTCCGAAAGACATCGGCAAGGTGACCGGGATCGTCAAAGCCTACTGTACCCGTGTCGGCAACGGCCCTTTCCCGACGGAGGATTTCGGCAACGACGGCGACAAACTGCGCGAGCAGGGGTACGAGTTCGGTACGACGACGGGCCGTCCGCGCCGCTGCGGCTGGTTCGATGCCGTGGCGACGAAGTTCGCCAGCCGCATCAACGGCTGCGACGAGCTTGCCATCATGAAACTCGACGTCCTTGACGGTTTCGACGAAGTGAAGGTCTGCGTCGGCTATGAAGTCGACGGCGAGGTCATCGACTACATGCCGCTGGACCTTGAAGCGGCCACCCCGGTCTACAGAAGCTTCCCCGGCTGGGAGCGGACCGAAGGCGTACGTGAGTGGGATGCCCTGCCGGAAACGGCCAAGGCCTATCTCAGCGAGATCGAAAAGCTGACCGAGACCAAGATCGGTATGGTTTCCACCTCTCCCGACCGCAACGATACGATTATCTGTTAG
- a CDS encoding EAL domain-containing protein: MKLTIWNSLASKLLFSLAFFSLLLVSGLAYVNTKIVISGYKKQLQELVEQKIDFMLPQLSDALHNEEYLLAEEQLIRLSSAQVINGVRLLRNHGRPLVVGNFGSPHRLFTLALPVTNVNGEIIASMDVAVSDRNFRAMMEQYFQFLAAIIGGYVLLVVLLLRLLYRAFMPLRELTRKLEAFDPSHPVPIELKNTSGSEIGMIADAANKMSDNIIHHADFMNELHKEIEEGRQHLKEAQQIARMGSWRIDTQTHDCSFSDQMYVLLGIPMDGMPLTWDTLLNVIDPSQRQSFIRALENTAQTHTPFRLMHKIVNAHGEAMHVLTEGKLSLRRDGKAFISGITMDVSEQAESQQMIEKLAFYDPLTNLPNRVLMQDRLQKSIKDANRRGEKLGVLFLDLDGFKNVNDTLGHTLGDRLLKEVAERLKRTLRDSDTISRIGGDEFIVLLPLINSEKDITIVAKKMIDALQERWEFGDKAIFTTTSIGVAIYPDHSEDADTLIKFADTAMYKAKEDGRNRYRFYDKTMGETIRKKLQIEHEMREAIETMEQFELYYQPKISLRTGAIIGAEALIRWNHPKVGTVYPDDFIPVAEHTGMIIKIGEWVMHEAARRIEQWRAAGIAPLKLAVNLSGRQFGSPLLLHQIRTVLQRYDIEPKYLEFEVTESVSMISLTESLKVLHQLRDLGVGVNIDDFGTGYSSLAYLKQFPVDTLKIDKAFIMNMLEDQDDRTIVESIVSLSKAMGLKIVAEGIESAEHVRLLKKLGVDYGQGYFFSRPVPFGQLDRMYRNNLVKMKTLREPEKKQAV; the protein is encoded by the coding sequence ATGAAGTTGACTATCTGGAACTCTCTCGCATCGAAACTGCTGTTCTCCCTGGCATTTTTCAGCCTGCTGCTGGTAAGCGGGCTGGCCTACGTCAACACGAAAATCGTCATCAGCGGCTACAAAAAACAGCTCCAGGAACTGGTGGAACAGAAGATCGATTTCATGCTCCCCCAGCTCTCCGATGCCCTGCACAACGAGGAGTACCTTCTGGCGGAGGAGCAGCTCATCCGCTTGAGCTCCGCGCAGGTGATCAACGGGGTGCGGCTGCTCCGTAACCACGGCCGTCCCCTTGTCGTCGGCAACTTCGGCTCTCCCCACCGCCTCTTTACACTGGCCCTTCCCGTCACCAACGTCAACGGCGAAATCATCGCCTCGATGGACGTCGCGGTTTCCGACCGGAACTTCCGCGCGATGATGGAGCAGTATTTTCAGTTCCTCGCCGCGATCATCGGCGGATACGTCCTGCTGGTCGTGCTGCTGCTGCGGCTGCTCTACCGGGCTTTCATGCCGCTGCGGGAACTGACCCGGAAACTGGAGGCTTTCGACCCGAGCCACCCGGTGCCGATCGAGCTGAAAAATACCAGCGGCAGCGAAATCGGCATGATCGCCGATGCGGCGAACAAGATGAGCGACAACATCATCCACCACGCCGACTTTATGAACGAACTGCACAAAGAGATCGAGGAGGGGCGCCAGCACCTCAAAGAGGCGCAGCAGATCGCCAGGATGGGGAGCTGGCGGATCGATACGCAGACGCACGACTGCAGTTTCAGTGACCAGATGTATGTGCTGCTGGGGATCCCGATGGACGGGATGCCGCTGACCTGGGATACACTGCTCAACGTCATTGACCCCTCGCAGCGCCAATCGTTTATCCGCGCCCTTGAAAATACGGCGCAGACCCATACCCCGTTCCGCCTGATGCATAAAATCGTCAATGCGCACGGGGAGGCGATGCACGTGCTGACCGAGGGGAAACTGAGTCTGCGGCGCGACGGCAAGGCCTTTATTTCGGGGATCACGATGGACGTCAGCGAGCAGGCGGAGAGCCAGCAGATGATCGAAAAGCTCGCGTTCTACGATCCGCTCACCAACCTGCCGAACCGTGTCTTGATGCAGGACCGCCTGCAGAAATCGATCAAAGACGCCAACCGCCGGGGCGAAAAACTGGGGGTCCTCTTCCTGGACCTCGACGGTTTCAAGAACGTCAACGACACCCTGGGACACACCCTGGGCGACCGCCTGCTCAAAGAGGTGGCGGAGCGCCTCAAACGCACCCTGCGCGATTCAGACACGATCTCGCGGATCGGCGGGGACGAGTTTATCGTACTGCTGCCGCTGATCAACTCGGAAAAAGACATCACCATCGTTGCCAAGAAGATGATCGATGCCCTGCAGGAGCGCTGGGAGTTCGGGGACAAGGCGATCTTTACGACGACGAGTATCGGGGTGGCCATCTACCCGGACCACTCCGAGGACGCCGATACGCTGATCAAGTTTGCCGACACCGCCATGTACAAGGCGAAAGAGGACGGGCGCAACCGCTACCGGTTCTACGACAAAACGATGGGGGAGACGATCCGCAAAAAACTCCAGATCGAGCACGAGATGCGCGAGGCCATCGAGACGATGGAGCAGTTCGAACTCTACTACCAGCCGAAGATCTCCCTGCGGACCGGCGCCATCATCGGTGCCGAGGCACTCATCCGCTGGAACCATCCGAAGGTCGGTACGGTCTACCCGGACGACTTCATCCCCGTCGCAGAGCATACGGGGATGATCATCAAGATCGGGGAGTGGGTCATGCACGAGGCGGCCCGCCGCATCGAACAGTGGCGCGCCGCGGGCATTGCGCCGCTGAAACTGGCCGTCAACCTCTCCGGCCGCCAGTTCGGCAGTCCGTTACTGCTGCACCAGATCCGCACGGTGTTGCAGCGCTATGACATTGAGCCGAAATACCTGGAGTTCGAGGTCACTGAGAGCGTCTCCATGATCAGCCTTACGGAAAGCCTGAAGGTCCTTCACCAGCTCCGTGATCTCGGGGTCGGCGTGAATATCGACGACTTCGGTACGGGCTACTCCTCCCTGGCTTACCTCAAACAGTTCCCGGTCGATACGCTCAAGATCGACAAGGCGTTTATCATGAACATGCTCGAGGATCAGGATGACCGCACCATCGTCGAATCGATCGTTTCACTGAGCAAGGCGATGGGGCTGAAGATCGTTGCGGAGGGGATTGAGAGTGCCGAGCATGTCCGTCTGCTCAAGAAGCTCGGCGTCGACTACGGGCAGGGCTACTTCTTCAGCCGTCCGGTACCGTTCGGTCAGCTCGACCGCATGTACCGCAACAACCTCGTCAAGATGAAGACGCTGCGCGAACCGGAAAAGAAACAGGCCGTCTAG
- a CDS encoding ATP phosphoribosyltransferase regulatory subunit produces MIFAHEIPEGSKLYFGASARRKREIEQIASDVLYADGFEEIVVPLFSHHQHESISDAKELIRLGDRDNNRMSLRADTTIDVVRIISKRLGRNTDHRKWFYIQPVYRYPSHEQYQVGAEVIGEADLSIAMRRCLEIFERLETQPLLQISNINIPKILSRLLDIPMDDFRHIRIENFLARGIDWLTKLVYLEKPSEIDAVLPLVPEELRVELVKMKELSLSVPYANTVVAPLYYAKMLYYDELYFRVIAANDVYARGGRYKNEDVTSVGFAIATDVLLEAGV; encoded by the coding sequence ATGATTTTTGCCCACGAGATTCCCGAAGGCAGCAAGCTCTATTTCGGTGCCAGCGCCCGCCGCAAACGGGAGATCGAGCAGATCGCCAGCGACGTGCTCTATGCCGACGGCTTCGAAGAGATCGTCGTGCCGCTCTTTTCGCACCACCAGCATGAGAGCATCTCCGACGCCAAAGAGCTGATCCGTCTCGGGGACCGTGACAACAACCGTATGAGCCTGCGTGCGGACACGACCATCGACGTCGTGCGTATCATCTCCAAGCGGCTCGGACGTAATACGGACCACCGCAAATGGTTCTACATCCAGCCGGTCTACCGCTACCCCTCGCACGAACAGTACCAGGTCGGTGCCGAGGTGATCGGGGAGGCGGACCTCTCCATCGCGATGCGGCGCTGCCTGGAGATCTTCGAACGTCTGGAAACGCAGCCGCTGCTGCAGATCTCCAACATTAACATCCCGAAGATTCTGAGCCGCCTGCTCGATATTCCCATGGACGATTTCCGCCATATCCGGATCGAGAACTTTCTGGCGCGGGGTATCGACTGGCTGACGAAGCTCGTCTACCTCGAGAAGCCTTCGGAGATCGACGCGGTCCTGCCGCTCGTGCCGGAGGAGCTGCGTGTCGAGCTGGTGAAGATGAAAGAGCTCAGCCTGAGCGTGCCGTATGCCAATACGGTTGTCGCGCCGCTGTACTATGCGAAGATGCTCTACTACGACGAGCTCTATTTCCGCGTGATCGCGGCCAATGACGTTTACGCCAGAGGCGGACGTTATAAAAACGAAGATGTGACCAGTGTCGGCTTTGCCATCGCTACCGATGTGCTGCTTGAAGCCGGCGTGTAA
- a CDS encoding FAD-dependent oxidoreductase translates to MKKVLVLGGGFAGVDAATHLRKKGYDVTLVSDRDYFYIYPTSIWVPTGEASFDDVKVSLEELRDAHGFTLVVDGVEAIEAKANRVTLTSGKVIDDYDYLVVAVGAHKMKHPGIENTLSICGDPRESLRIKERIDALVAKGSGKVAFGFGGNPKDTSAVRGGPGFELFFNLHELLKKKGIRDRFELTFFAPMPKPGARMGEKALGMMDMMFERADLNKHFGKKIKRFEEDGIVFEDDSKLESDFTMFIPAGDGHGVIKASDLPTNEAGFVAINDYSEVIIDGEVSNVYAAGDVAALEGPEWRAKQGHVAEVMAKNIAFNIAARDAGKVERKGYQEHLNILCVMDTGTGAGFVFRDDKKAFMMPMPVLGHWMKKGWGWYCRNSKLGRIPRLPGL, encoded by the coding sequence ATGAAAAAGGTTTTGGTGCTTGGCGGCGGGTTTGCCGGGGTTGATGCGGCAACGCATCTGCGAAAAAAAGGATATGACGTCACGCTCGTCAGCGACCGGGATTATTTCTACATCTATCCGACCTCCATCTGGGTCCCGACGGGCGAAGCCTCCTTTGACGATGTCAAGGTGTCGCTCGAGGAACTGCGGGATGCCCACGGCTTTACCCTGGTCGTGGACGGTGTCGAAGCGATCGAGGCGAAGGCGAACCGCGTCACCCTCACCTCCGGCAAAGTGATCGACGATTATGACTACCTCGTCGTCGCCGTCGGGGCGCACAAGATGAAGCACCCGGGGATCGAAAACACCCTCTCCATCTGCGGCGACCCGCGCGAATCCCTGCGGATCAAGGAGCGCATCGACGCCCTCGTCGCCAAGGGGAGCGGCAAGGTCGCCTTCGGCTTCGGCGGCAACCCGAAAGACACCTCCGCCGTGCGCGGCGGCCCCGGGTTCGAGCTCTTTTTCAACCTCCACGAACTGCTGAAGAAAAAAGGGATCCGCGACCGTTTCGAACTCACCTTCTTCGCCCCCATGCCCAAACCGGGCGCGCGCATGGGCGAAAAGGCCCTCGGGATGATGGACATGATGTTCGAGCGGGCCGACCTGAACAAACACTTCGGCAAGAAGATCAAGCGGTTCGAAGAGGACGGCATCGTCTTCGAAGATGACAGCAAGCTGGAATCCGACTTCACGATGTTCATTCCCGCCGGGGACGGCCACGGCGTCATCAAAGCGTCCGACCTCCCGACCAATGAGGCCGGCTTCGTCGCCATCAATGACTACAGCGAAGTCATCATCGACGGCGAGGTCAGCAACGTCTACGCCGCCGGGGACGTCGCGGCGCTGGAGGGGCCGGAGTGGCGGGCGAAGCAGGGGCACGTGGCCGAGGTCATGGCCAAGAACATCGCCTTCAACATCGCCGCGCGGGACGCCGGGAAAGTAGAACGCAAAGGGTACCAGGAACACCTCAACATCCTCTGCGTCATGGATACGGGTACCGGCGCGGGCTTCGTCTTCCGCGACGACAAAAAAGCCTTTATGATGCCGATGCCGGTCCTGGGACACTGGATGAAAAAAGGGTGGGGATGGTACTGCCGCAACAGCAAGCTCGGGAGGATCCCCCGCTTGCCGGGCCTCTAG